CGGTTCTTGGACGAGAAAGAGGTCAAGCGCCTTCAAGAACAGACGCGCGTCGACTTCGTCGTCACGCAGACGACCGCCGCCGACTACGCAAGTGCCGTCGCCTCCGAAGGTTTTGAACCGCCCGAGGTCGCCTCATTCCCCATGAAGGCCGAGGAAAGCCGCCACGTCGTGACCCATTTCATGAGGGATCTCGACGGCGTCCGCGGCCTCGAATTGCGCGCCTTTGTTCCGTACGAAATCACGACGCCGGGATTCGCCGCCGTGAACACCTCGCTGCTTTTCACCGCCGGCATCAGCGCGCTCGCCCTGATCACGGTCCTGGCGGTTCTGTTTGTCCTCGTTATACGCCCCATCGCGCGACTGACCCGCGAGGTCACGCGCATCGGCCGGGAGTCGGATTTTTCCGCCAAGGTGCCCGCCGACCGCAAGGACGAACTTGGCCGCCTGGGTTCCGAGTTCAACGGCATGTTGAAACAACTCGCCGAATCCCGCGCGCAGCTCGCCGAGGCCTCGCGCCGCGTCGGCATGTCCGACATTGCCGCGAGCGTGATGCACAACATCGGAAACGCGCTGAACGGCCTGACGGTCAGTTATTCGAGTGTCACGGACAGGATACGCGACTCACGCATCGACAAGCTTGAGGGCGTGGCGAAGCTCATCGCCGATCACGAAGCCGACCTCGCGGACTTCCTTTCGCGCGACGAGCGCGGACGCCAGGTACCCGCTTATCTATCTCGCCTGACCGCGCACCTGCGCGACGAGAATCGCGCGACGCTCGCGGAACTCGAAACGAGCGGCAAGAACCTGACGCACATCCGCGAGCTTCTCATCGCGCAAAGCGCCCTGGCCACGGGCGAAAAATCGACGCAGGAAATCACGCCGCGCGAACTGGTGGATGTCGCGCTCGCGATTGTCGCCGCCTCTTTCGTGCGACACGGCATCGAGCTGGAATGCGTGTTTGAAACCAACGATCCCGTGCGCGTCGATCGCCTGAAGTTTTCGCAGTTGTTGATCAATCTGCTCGTCAACGCGAAGGACGCGGTCGTGGACCATCGCACGGACGGGCGCAAGGTGACGATCCGCGTCGAGGGCGGGGAATCCGCGAGGCTGCGCATTTCCGTCATCGATAACGGCAAGGGCATCGAGAAAGACCTGCTCACGCGCATCTTCGCCTCCGGTTTCACGACGAAGGAAGGCGGCAAGGGCATCGGCCTGCACTACTCCGCGCTCGCGGCGATTGAACTTGGCGGCGAGTTGCGCGCGGCAAGCGACGGCCCCGGAATGGGCGCGTCCTTCGTGATCGACATTCCCGTCGGCGCGCAAAGCGCCGGAAAGGCGGCGTGAGATGAACGCGACCTCTACGGCCGAGTGGCCGGACGCGGACCGCCGGGCACCCATGCCGATCGACGATGAAGCCGCCGCGTATCGACCGGTCCCCGCGTTGGCGGGCGAATCGTTCAACACGCGCGTGCTTGTCATCGACGACATGGAGTCGATCCACGACGATTTCCGCAAGATTTTCGCACCGTCTCAACCGGCGAACGAGGATCTGGACGCGCTCGAGGCGCAGCTTTTCGGTGCGCCGGCATCGCCGGTGGATACGCGCCCCGCGTTTGAGATCGACTTCGCGTTTCAGGGACAGGACGGATACGCATTGGCCCTGGCCGCGCACCGGGCGGGTCGTCCATACGCCGTCGCGTTCGTGGATATGCGGATGCCCCCGGGCTGGAACGGCGTCCAGACGATTCGCGAACTCTGGAAGATCGATCCGGACCTTCAGGTCGTCGTTTGCACGGCTTACTCCGATTACACATGGGCCGACATCGTCCGCGAATTGGGCCGCAACGACCGGCTACTGCTTCTGAAAAAGCCCTTTGACAACGTGGAAGCCGTTCAGATCGCGGCGGCGTTCACCGAAAAGTGGAACGTGACGCGCCACGCGCGGCACACGCTGGCCGAAACGCAAGCACTCACGAACCGCTTGCGGCAAACCAACGAGAGCCTCCAACGCGAAATCTCCGTGCGGACCGAGGCGGAAGAAAAAATCCGTCAATACGCCTACCACGACACCCTCACCGGCCTGCCGAACCGTGCGTATCTTCTGGATCGCCTCGCGTCGTGCATCGAGCGCCAAAAGCGGCTCGACGAATATTTCTTCGCCGTCCTGTTCCTGGACCTCGACAACTTCAAGGTCGTCAACGACAGCCTCGGCCACGCGGCGGGCGACGAACTGCTCATTGCGGTGGCCCGGCGGCTGAAGGAAGGCATTCGCTCCATCGACGCGGTCGGCCGCTTCGAGGAAGACGCCGCGGCGCGCATCGGCGGCGACGAATTCGTCATCGCGCTCGAGGGAATCCGCCGGCCGACGGATTCCGCCATCGTCGCCGAACGCCTGCTCAACTTCTTGCTGGAGCCGTTCAACATCGCGGGACAGGAGATCAACGTTACCGCCAGCATCGGCATCGCCGTCGGCGGCAGGAGCTACGAGAGCGCCAACGACCTGCTGCGCGACGCGGACACGGCGATGTATCGCGCCAAGGGCGCCGGCAAAAGCGGCTACGCCGTCTTTTCCCCGGAGATGCACATCGCCGCCCGCGCTCGGCTGGAGATGGAAAACGATATGCGGCGCGCGGTGGAGCACGGCCAGCTCGTGCTGCACTATCAGCCGATCGTTTCGCTCACCGATGGCTCCATCAGTGCGTTCGAAGCGCTGTTGCGCTGGCAGCATCCCGAAAAAGGCCTGCTGTCGCCGGCGATGTTTATCCCGATCGCGGAGGAAAGCGGACAGATCCTGGCGCTCGGCAACTGGGTGATGCACGACGCCGCGGGACGCCTGTCGGAGTGGACGCGCCGTTTCCCCGCCGCCGGGAACGTCAAATTGAACATCAACGTCTCGGCCCGCCAGCTACGAAACGGCGACGTGCCCGAACGCCTGCGCGGCATGTTCGAGACGTCCGGGCTCGCGCCGGAGCGCGTCAACGTCGAGATCACCGAATCGTTCGTCATCGACGACCTCGACGCCGCCGTTCGCGAGCTGACGCGCGTGCGCGAATTGGGCGTCGGCCTGCATATCGACGATTTCGGCACCGGCTACTCGTCGCTCAGCTCGCTGCACCGCCTGCCGTTCACGACCGTGAAGGTCGATCGCGAGTTCGTGCGTTCGCTGGATGAAAGCGAACACAACCGCGCCTTCGTTCACGCGATTGTGACGCTTGCGCACGCCATCGGTATGAAGGTGACCGTTGAGGGCATCGAGACCGCCGAACAGCTCGCGCGTGTTACCGCGGTGGGGTGCGATTTCGCCCAAGGCTATTATTTCGGCCGGCCGCAACCCGCCGGCGAGATCGAGGCGATGTTCGCTAACCGGGCTAGTATCGCGCTTCCGGCGTCGTGATTTCGAATCAGATTTTCACCGCGTCCCTCAGAATTTCAGCGCCAACGCCGGCCGTTCGTGCGCTCACCCGTCGCCGTCAAAATCGAAAACCCAAGTGATCCCGGGCCAATCCGTCACCGCCGCGACGACGGCACGGGTGTTGCTTCGTTTCCCGGCAGGACTTTGATTCGGCAGCTCTTTGAGGGATAGGGAATTGGAAAAACTCGCAGGGTCGCGATCGGCCATGTCGCGACCCCCCTTTTGAACAACGGGGATCCGTTCCCCTTTTCAGATACCTGCCCACGCGGCCGATAGACGTGGGACGCGGCCGACAGACCGCAAATTTCAAGGCGCCGTGCGAAAACTCTTCGCGCGGCGCTTTCATTTGCGCCCTGCCCCAGCCCCTGCCCCAGCCCGCACCCAACCAACGAACCGCAATCCCGCTCGCCTTCGTGTCCTTTGTGCCTTCGTGTTGCGTTGCGAATTTGCGATTCCGCGATTCCAAATCCGAAATGCGAAATCCAAAATCAACTTGACTTCGCTCCTCGCACCCGTTACACACGCACAATATATGGTAGAGCCTCGTTCGAGACTTACTACGGATAGTCCGCGAGACGAGCGCGCCCGCTGGGCCGCCATCGCCGCCGCCGTCGTCATCCTGCTTCTGGTTCTGGCCGCCTGGTCCGGCGCCGCGCTGGCGGCCCCCGTCGGCGGCCTGTCCTATAACCTCACGAGCCCGCCCGCCTTCTCCATTGGCACCGGTGTCGGATTCGCACTGCGCGATGTCGTCGTCGAGAACGACGAAAATCTCGTGGACGAGGCGCAAAGCTCGCGCTTTCAGGTGAAAATCGACGTCGCGCCGGTGAATTACATCGACGTGTACGCGCTCATCGGCGCCGCGGACCTGCAACTCGACGACGGCGATTTCCGCGGCACGCTCGCCACGCTCTACGGCGGCGGACTGCGTTTCAACATTTTCCCCCTTTGGTTTTACGACACGAATCTGCGCATCTCGCTCGATGGCCAATACCTCGGGTACACCACCTCCGACGAGGTCGGCGGAACGGACATCGAGGCGCGTTATCAGGAGACGCAAGCCGCTCTCATCGTCGCTTACATCTGGCAGGGCGTCGTGCCATACGGCGGCCTGAAGTACGACCCGGTCGCCATCGGGGTCACCGGCCGCGACAACGACCTCGCGGGCGACCAGCAATTCGGCGTGCTGATCGGCGCGGACTACTTCATTACCCCGCACGTTTTTTTCAACGGCGAGCTGTCCATCTTCACCGAGACGAGCATCTTCCTGTCTGTCGGCTACAAATTTCCCGCCGAGATGTAGCGCGCGATTCATCGCCTTCC
Above is a genomic segment from bacterium containing:
- a CDS encoding HAMP domain-containing protein, which gives rise to MKLGAKLVLPLTLLFIISLAGIITWQRTILVPVFDRLEHAAAGEDMQRCVDAIEREVAHIALLAGDWAAWDDTYAFIRDNNADYRESNLTEETFTNARIDVLLFIDQNGVLKDRFTQHDGNEVFLRAVATPFFPPDHPFMKTPSLTKPATGILVTRHGPLIWGSRDIVTSKSEGPSRGRLLMGRFLDEKEVKRLQEQTRVDFVVTQTTAADYASAVASEGFEPPEVASFPMKAEESRHVVTHFMRDLDGVRGLELRAFVPYEITTPGFAAVNTSLLFTAGISALALITVLAVLFVLVIRPIARLTREVTRIGRESDFSAKVPADRKDELGRLGSEFNGMLKQLAESRAQLAEASRRVGMSDIAASVMHNIGNALNGLTVSYSSVTDRIRDSRIDKLEGVAKLIADHEADLADFLSRDERGRQVPAYLSRLTAHLRDENRATLAELETSGKNLTHIRELLIAQSALATGEKSTQEITPRELVDVALAIVAASFVRHGIELECVFETNDPVRVDRLKFSQLLINLLVNAKDAVVDHRTDGRKVTIRVEGGESARLRISVIDNGKGIEKDLLTRIFASGFTTKEGGKGIGLHYSALAAIELGGELRAASDGPGMGASFVIDIPVGAQSAGKAA
- a CDS encoding EAL domain-containing protein gives rise to the protein MNATSTAEWPDADRRAPMPIDDEAAAYRPVPALAGESFNTRVLVIDDMESIHDDFRKIFAPSQPANEDLDALEAQLFGAPASPVDTRPAFEIDFAFQGQDGYALALAAHRAGRPYAVAFVDMRMPPGWNGVQTIRELWKIDPDLQVVVCTAYSDYTWADIVRELGRNDRLLLLKKPFDNVEAVQIAAAFTEKWNVTRHARHTLAETQALTNRLRQTNESLQREISVRTEAEEKIRQYAYHDTLTGLPNRAYLLDRLASCIERQKRLDEYFFAVLFLDLDNFKVVNDSLGHAAGDELLIAVARRLKEGIRSIDAVGRFEEDAAARIGGDEFVIALEGIRRPTDSAIVAERLLNFLLEPFNIAGQEINVTASIGIAVGGRSYESANDLLRDADTAMYRAKGAGKSGYAVFSPEMHIAARARLEMENDMRRAVEHGQLVLHYQPIVSLTDGSISAFEALLRWQHPEKGLLSPAMFIPIAEESGQILALGNWVMHDAAGRLSEWTRRFPAAGNVKLNINVSARQLRNGDVPERLRGMFETSGLAPERVNVEITESFVIDDLDAAVRELTRVRELGVGLHIDDFGTGYSSLSSLHRLPFTTVKVDREFVRSLDESEHNRAFVHAIVTLAHAIGMKVTVEGIETAEQLARVTAVGCDFAQGYYFGRPQPAGEIEAMFANRASIALPAS
- a CDS encoding porin family protein is translated as MVEPRSRLTTDSPRDERARWAAIAAAVVILLLVLAAWSGAALAAPVGGLSYNLTSPPAFSIGTGVGFALRDVVVENDENLVDEAQSSRFQVKIDVAPVNYIDVYALIGAADLQLDDGDFRGTLATLYGGGLRFNIFPLWFYDTNLRISLDGQYLGYTTSDEVGGTDIEARYQETQAALIVAYIWQGVVPYGGLKYDPVAIGVTGRDNDLAGDQQFGVLIGADYFITPHVFFNGELSIFTETSIFLSVGYKFPAEM